The Pyrodictium delaneyi genome contains a region encoding:
- a CDS encoding protein kinase domain-containing protein, producing the protein MRRESYNYINYVISVGLILLGASAFAASTILRVPSYTPLHSASDLRHSVLAILEDGLDPVSLAVIASTTGLALLSVGLLIAAYLNYSAVSLVCGLSIMLLLSAAILSWDTLVLDYAWIVNPAIYIIIGIGVSSVVESVAAGVPLTVLGLLLLVGGLVEHGFVYEPLLTGSAARLAGMLSGGIPVAGFMALTVLLVLASGVQPEHPPMLPSEPLPASSARTRVEEQPAATRQRGGLGGENAVVDAVVSGIGGSRGQQGARRVCPRLSEWPRLLASEPGRVEECWLGREVYGYRVEAVIGRGGFGLVLRAREKYTGEPAAVKVILPAPVEADGSTVTRTALELVYELERESSSLRELSRRSRYIVALKAVHIDAEKFRLAVARDDPGIYLESPPALIMEYMAGGDLKKLLDRAIAANGADTLRRSRDWARAASAILAAAAEALAAIHAGGYIHGDVKPQNILFTEQPPASPSVLARGLASALRGGPGPLPKLSDLGSATRIGEPVQNITPLYAAPELLLYDALCQDPETRRSNQRCLEPPRADPSLDVYSLGVVALQLLAALGRGELEAWRRSGVLDSPQSTRQLLERLGVEGETADFIARMLSPEPGERPSADEVVRFFRGRAGL; encoded by the coding sequence GTGAGGAGAGAGTCCTACAACTATATTAACTATGTTATCTCTGTGGGCTTGATACTGCTTGGTGCTTCCGCATTCGCTGCTAGCACTATACTGCGTGTCCCCTCCTATACCCCGTTGCATAGTGCTAGTGATCTACGTCACTCTGTGCTGGCTATCCTGGAGGATGGGTTGGATCCAGTAAGTCTCGCAGTAATCGCGTCGACTACCGGCTTAGCTCTATTGTCAGTGGGGCTCCTTATTGCTGCCTATCTAAACTACTCTGCTGTAAGCCTTGTATGCGGGTTGTCCATAATGCTCCTCCTATCGGCGGCTATCCTAAGCTGGGATACACTCGTCCTTGACTATGCTTGGATCGTTAACCCAGCGATATACATTATTATCGGGATAGGAGTCTCCTCTGTCGTGGAGTCCGTCGCTGCCGGCGTACCCCTCACTGTGCTGGGCCTATTGCTGCTAGTGGGCGGGCTTGTGGAGCACGGTTTCGTGTACGAGCCGCTACTGACGGGTAGTGCTGCCCGGCTCGCGGGGATGCTCTCGGGCGGTATTCCCGTGGCTGGCTTCATGGCGCTTACTGTGCTACTCGTACTAGCCTCGGGTGTCCAGCCAGAGCACCCGCCGATGCTCCCCAGTGAGCCCCTGCCAGCGAGCTCCGCGCGCACACGGGTCGAGGAGCAGCCGGCGGCGACCCGCCAGCGAGGAGGGCTGGGCGGCGAGAATGCTGTCGTTGATGCAGTTGTGTCTGGGATTGGGGGCTCTAGGGGGCAGCAGGGCGCCAGGAGAGTGTGTCCGCGTCTCTCGGAGTGGCCTCGGCTCCTCGCCTCTGAGCCGGGAAGGGTGGAGGAGTGCTGGCTCGGCAGGGAGGTCTACGGGTACCGGGTCGAGGCTGTCATTGGCCGTGGTGGCTTCGGCCTGGTGCTCCGGGCCCGGGAGAAGTACACCGGGGAGCCGGCGGCGGTGAAGGTTATCCTCCCGGCGCCTGTCGAGGCTGATGGCTCTACTGTGACGCGTACTGCGCTGGAGCTTGTCTACGAGCTGGAGAGGGAGTCTTCTAGCCTCCGGGAGCTGAGCCGCAGGAGCCGCTACATAGTAGCCCTCAAGGCCGTGCACATTGACGCTGAGAAGTTCCGGCTAGCCGTGGCGCGGGACGACCCGGGGATCTACCTGGAGAGCCCACCGGCCCTGATAATGGAGTACATGGCTGGCGGCGACCTGAAGAAGCTCCTAGACCGGGCCATAGCCGCTAACGGCGCGGATACGCTACGCCGTAGCAGGGACTGGGCCCGGGCAGCCTCGGCGATACTAGCGGCCGCCGCGGAGGCGCTGGCGGCGATACACGCTGGGGGCTACATCCACGGCGACGTCAAGCCCCAGAACATACTCTTCACTGAGCAGCCGCCCGCGTCCCCCAGCGTGCTCGCCCGGGGCCTGGCCTCGGCGCTCCGGGGCGGACCCGGCCCTCTACCCAAGCTCTCCGACCTGGGCAGTGCCACGAGGATAGGAGAGCCAGTGCAGAATATCACCCCGCTCTACGCGGCACCGGAGCTGCTACTCTACGATGCGCTGTGCCAGGACCCGGAGACTCGCCGGAGCAACCAGAGGTGTCTAGAGCCGCCCCGGGCAGACCCGAGCCTCGACGTATACTCGCTCGGTGTGGTGGCGCTTCAGCTCCTAGCCGCCCTGGGCCGCGGAGAGCTAGAGGCGTGGAGAAGGAGCGGCGTACTCGACTCGCCCCAGAGTACGCGGCAGCTCTTAGAGAGGCTCGGCGTCGAGGGGGAGACAGCGGACTTCATAGCCCGTATGCTCTCCCCGGAGCCCGGGGAGAGGCCGAGCGCAGATGAGGTTGTCCGGTTCTTCCGCGGGAGGGCGGGGCTCTAG
- a CDS encoding aminotransferase class I/II-fold pyridoxal phosphate-dependent enzyme, protein MRLLDPYSGEAIPGLPRFCLERWQSLHETRARVLLSESGVEPLTLHELRERYGLDLGLDGVELGYGWTQGSPELREAVAGLYEGAGPENVLATCGSAEANLLAVAALVKPGDTVVVDMPNYMQVWGLLRLRGARVLEAWRSPANGWKLPVDRLVHLIEEHRPSAVFITNPNNPTGSAAYERELGELAEAAARRGTILVFDEVYRGLEHGTGRRVPSIVEVAGLSQAVATSGLSKVYGLPGLRVGWLVADQKTIERAWSVKDYTTIAIPVLSDHIASRVLGSPEVRAALEERARRIVAANLEALRGMLEEQGHQGLLEPYWPSAGAYLLARVPWARGTMELAERLFEVYGILVNPGECFMLPGTLRIGLGADPARFPKAARELLEALQSLQRETAPS, encoded by the coding sequence TTGCGGCTCCTAGACCCCTACAGCGGCGAGGCCATCCCGGGCCTGCCCCGGTTCTGCCTCGAGAGGTGGCAGAGCCTCCACGAGACCCGGGCCCGGGTGTTGCTCAGCGAGAGCGGCGTAGAGCCGCTGACGCTGCACGAGCTGCGCGAACGCTACGGGCTAGACCTGGGCCTCGACGGCGTGGAGCTGGGCTATGGCTGGACCCAGGGGAGCCCCGAGCTACGCGAGGCTGTAGCAGGCCTCTACGAGGGCGCCGGGCCCGAGAACGTGCTAGCGACGTGCGGTAGCGCGGAGGCCAACCTCCTGGCAGTGGCTGCGCTCGTAAAGCCCGGCGACACCGTTGTCGTGGATATGCCGAACTACATGCAGGTGTGGGGCCTCCTAAGGCTCCGCGGCGCCCGCGTCCTGGAGGCGTGGAGGAGCCCAGCAAACGGCTGGAAGCTCCCCGTGGACAGGCTCGTACACCTCATCGAGGAGCACCGGCCCAGCGCCGTCTTCATCACCAACCCAAACAACCCCACGGGCAGCGCCGCCTACGAGAGGGAGCTAGGGGAGCTCGCCGAGGCAGCGGCAAGGAGGGGCACCATACTAGTCTTCGACGAGGTCTACCGGGGCCTAGAGCACGGCACGGGGCGCCGCGTACCCAGCATAGTCGAGGTAGCGGGGCTCAGCCAAGCGGTCGCTACCAGCGGGCTCTCCAAGGTCTACGGGCTCCCCGGGCTCCGGGTAGGCTGGCTAGTAGCAGACCAGAAAACCATCGAGAGAGCGTGGAGCGTAAAGGACTACACGACTATAGCAATACCGGTCCTCAGCGACCACATCGCCTCCAGGGTGTTAGGCAGCCCCGAGGTGCGGGCTGCGCTTGAGGAGCGTGCCCGCAGGATAGTGGCAGCCAACCTCGAGGCCCTCCGCGGGATGCTGGAGGAGCAGGGGCACCAGGGGCTCCTCGAGCCCTACTGGCCCTCGGCCGGCGCCTACCTACTAGCCAGGGTCCCATGGGCACGGGGCACGATGGAGCTAGCGGAGAGACTCTTCGAAGTCTACGGCATACTAGTCAACCCCGGCGAGTGCTTCATGCTCCCAGGCACGCTGCGCATAGGCTTAGGAGCAGACCCAGCCAGGTTCCCCAAGGCTGCCCGGGAGCTGCTAGAAGCCCTCCAAAGCCTCCAGAGAGAAACGGCACCCAGCTAG
- a CDS encoding alcohol dehydrogenase catalytic domain-containing protein — translation MLAVRLYGPRRLRVERVSVPEPPGGWVLVRTVAVGVCGTDKSMYTGGYRLRKTPLIPGHEAVGVVVSAPPEYRGLVGRLVVPEINLVKPGDLWREPCRSMYTHCPGRRVLGIDYDGAMAEYFAVPGHVLHPVSGLEPLKAVFVEPLAAVLRAFTLYPPRPGAYAAVIGSGNLALLAAQVMERVYRLRVTVFARRGSPKARVLESMGLRVRWVDELAEVVASETPWGMGYEVVFEATGSSEGLKLAVEAAAPMATVHVKSTHGGGGWLDTTRAVVKELRIVGSRCGTWREFEAAIELLRGRVVEPVVTHRVRGLENALEAFEKALERGSFKVVLETGYEPSSMPGVP, via the coding sequence CGGCTCCGGGTGGAGAGGGTCTCGGTGCCGGAGCCTCCGGGTGGCTGGGTTCTGGTGCGTACGGTTGCTGTGGGTGTCTGTGGCACAGATAAATCGATGTACACTGGAGGCTACCGGCTCCGTAAGACACCGTTGATCCCGGGCCATGAGGCTGTGGGCGTGGTTGTCTCTGCGCCGCCGGAGTACCGGGGCCTCGTGGGGAGACTTGTCGTCCCGGAGATCAACCTGGTGAAGCCTGGGGACCTATGGAGGGAGCCCTGCCGCAGCATGTACACTCATTGCCCGGGCCGCCGGGTCCTCGGCATAGACTACGACGGTGCCATGGCCGAGTACTTCGCGGTGCCCGGGCACGTGCTGCACCCCGTCTCGGGGCTCGAGCCGCTAAAGGCTGTGTTCGTGGAGCCTCTCGCTGCGGTTCTCCGGGCGTTCACTCTGTACCCGCCACGCCCCGGGGCCTACGCCGCCGTGATAGGCTCGGGTAATCTTGCCCTCCTGGCGGCTCAGGTAATGGAGCGGGTCTACCGGCTCCGAGTCACAGTGTTCGCTCGCCGTGGCAGCCCGAAGGCCCGGGTTCTGGAGTCCATGGGGCTCCGGGTACGCTGGGTCGACGAGCTAGCCGAGGTTGTCGCTTCGGAGACTCCGTGGGGCATGGGCTACGAGGTCGTCTTCGAGGCCACCGGGAGTAGTGAGGGCCTAAAACTAGCAGTCGAGGCGGCTGCGCCCATGGCCACGGTTCACGTGAAGTCCACGCATGGTGGGGGCGGCTGGCTAGACACCACCAGGGCGGTGGTCAAGGAGCTCCGCATAGTCGGGTCTAGGTGCGGCACCTGGCGGGAGTTCGAGGCAGCGATAGAGCTACTCCGGGGACGCGTAGTCGAGCCCGTGGTCACTCACCGGGTCCGCGGCCTAGAGAACGCCCTAGAGGCCTTCGAGAAGGCACTGGAGCGTGGTAGCTTCAAGGTTGTACTGGAGACGGGCTACGAGCCGTCCTCGATGCCCGGGGTGCCTTAG